AAACTCCAGATAGCCCTTCGAAGTTCTACGAGATCTTCGCCCCCGGCATGCTCTTCACCACGATTCGCGCCTCGCTGCTGACCACCGGCGCCCTCGGCGGCTACTACGCGATCACCTCATGGCTGCCGACTTTTTTGAAGAACGAACGCGGCTTGAGCGTACTCGGCACCGGCGGTTATCTGGCGATGGTGATCATCGGTTCCTACGTCGGTTATGTGATCAGCGCCTATTTGACCGATCTGTTGGGCCGCAAGAAGAACTTCATTCTGTTCGCGGTCGGCTCCTTCACCATCGTTCTGCTCTACACCCAATTGCCGGTCAGCAACGGCGTGATGCTGTGGCTGGGCTTCCCGCTGGGCTTCTTCGCCTCGGGAATTTTCAGTGGCATGGGCGCGTTTCTCACCGAGCTGTTTCCAACCCGGATTCGCGGTTCGGGGCAGGGATTCTGCTACAACATCGGCCGGGCGCTGGCGGCATTGTTCCCGCTGCTGATTGGCCTGCTCAGCCAGAAAGTACCGCTGAGCGTAGGCATCGGTGCCTTTGCGGCGGTGTCCTACGGGGTGGTGATTCTTGCGGCGTTGAGCCTGCCGGAAACCCGTGGCAAGCAACTGGACGCGCAGTAACTGATAACCTGCGACAACTGTCCTACAGCATAAAAAGATAACAGCTACAGGAGTGTTCACCGTGAGCCGCCTGCTATTGAACTGTGACATCGGCGAGAGCTTCGGCAACTGGACCATGGGTCTGGACGCGGAAGTCATGCCCTTCATCGATTGCGCCAACATTGCCTGCGGTTTTCACGCCGGCGACCCGAGCATCATGCGCAAGACCGTCAGCCTGGCCCTGAGCCACGGCGTGCAGATCGGCGCGCATCCGGCCTATCAGGATCTGGTGGGGTTCGGCCGCCGCTCCATGGCCTACACCGCCCAGGAACTGCAAGACATCCTGCATTACCAGATCGGTGCTCTCGACGGCATTTGCCGTGCCCAGGGTGGCAAAGTCAGTTACGTCAAACCCCACGGGGCGATGTACAACGACATGATGGCCAACCCGGCGCAGTTGCGGGCGGTGATTCAGGCTGTCGCGGCCTACGATCGCAGCTTGCCACTGATGCTGATGGCCACCCGTGACAACACGGCAGCCCAGCAACTCGGTGACGAATACGGCGTGACCCTGTGGTTCGAAGCCTTCGCGGACCGTGCCTACGACAGCGCCGGCCGACTGGTCTCGCGACAACTGCCGGGCGCGGTACACCACGATTCCGAAACCATCATCGGGCAAGCGCTGACCATCGCCCGTGGCGACAACCTCACTGCCAGCGACGGCAGCGCGCTGCACCTGCAAGCCAACACCTTGTGCGTGCACGGTGACAACGCCAGTTCGGTGGCAGCCGTGCAGCGCATTCGTCAGGCCCTGAACGAGCAGAGCGCGCCATGAATCCGCGGGTGGAAGTGGTGGCGCTGGATTGCCTGATGCTGCGTCTGTTCGATGAAATCGCCGAAGCCAACATGCCGTGGATGCTCGCCGCCAGCGAGCGGCTGCGCACGGTGTTCGGCGCACATCTGATCGATCTGGTGCCGTCGTACACAACGTTGATGGTGCATTACGACCTGACCGAATTGAATCCGGGTCAGGCTCGGGAATTGATTGCCGAAGCCTTGATCGACCTGTCGCCGAATGCGCGCACCGGCGGCCAGTGTCATGTGCTGCCAGTGTGGTACGACCTGAGTGTCGGCCCGGAATTGAGCTTGCTGTCGCAACGCAGCGGTTTGTCGGTGGAAGAGGTGATTCGCCGCCACAGCGCCCGTGAATATCAGGTGTTCGCGCTCGGATTCGCACCGGGGTTTGCCTTTATGGGGCTGGTGGAAGAAGTCCTCGCGGCGCCGCGTCTGAATACCCCACGCAAGAAAGTTGCCGCCGGCAGCGTCGGCATCGCCGAACGGCAGACGGCCGCGTATCCGGTGGTGTCCCCCGGTGGCTGGAACCTGATCGGTCGCACGCCGGCAAAACTGTTCGACCGTGAACGCGATGGCTACAGCCTGATGCAGCCCGGCGATACCGTGCGCTTCGAAGCGGTGAGCCACGCAGAATTCATCAACCTCGGCGGTGATGACACACCCTTGGAGGCGTTGTCATGAGCCGACTGATGATTGAAGCGAGTACGCCACTGTGCCTGTTGCAGGACGCCGGGCGTTTTGGCGTGCGCCATCTGGGCGTGACCCAGGGCGGCGCGGCGGACTGGCGGTCGATGGCCTGGGCCAACTGGCTGCTGGGTAATGGCTTGGACTTGCCGGTGATCGAAATCACCCTCGGCGGGTTCACGGTGCTGGCTGAAGAAGATTGCTTGCTGGCGTTGGCCGGTGCCGATCTTGGCGCGCAGATCGATGGCGAGGCGTTGGCCCCGTGGCACAGCTTCAAACTGCGCAAGGGACAGACTTTGAAGTTCACCCAGCCGTTGTCGGGCGCGCGGGCCTATCTGGCGGCGCCCGGTGGTTTCAGTGCGCCGAAAGTGCTGGGCAGCAGCGCCACGGTGGTGCGTGAAGAGCTCGGTGGTCTCGATGGTTTTGGCTTGCCGTTGGCCAAGGGCGCTTCGCTGAGTTATCAGGGCGAAACCCTGATGGTGCGTGAGGTCCCGGCACAACATCGACCGGATCTGCGCCTCGACGCGCCGCTGGATCTGGTGCTGGGCGCGCAGATCGGTCAGTTCAGCGGGCAGAGCCTGTTCGATGCATTCAACAGTGCCTGGACGCTGGACAGTCGTGCCGATCGCATGGGTATTCGCTTGCTGGGGACGGCGTTGCAGTATCAGGGCAAACCGATGATTTCCGAGGGTATTCCGCTCGGCGCGGTGCAAGTGCCGCCGGACGGGCAGCCGATCGTGTTGCTCAATGATCGACAGACGATTGGCGGTTATCCACGATTGGGAGCGTTGACGCCGTTGGCGCTGGCGCGTCTGGCACAGTGTCTGCCGGGGGCGAAGGTCAGATTGCGCCCGGTGGTGCAGGAAGTGGCACACCGGGAGCATGTCGAATATCTGAAGCGCTTTTGATTGTTTCCCCCGCCGCTGGCGGGGGAGCCATTGCGGATTACTTGGACAAAAACCGCATCCCTTCTTCCAGCCCGCGCAACGTCAGCGGATACATCTGATCCTCGATCAAATCCCGCACGATGTTGGTCGACGATGTATAGCCCCACGTATCTTTCGGGTACGGATTGATCCAGATGAGCTTCTTGTACTTCTCCATAAAGCGCTGCATCCACACGTAACCCGGCTCTTCGTTCCAGTGCTCGACGCTGCCGCCGGCCTGGGTGATTTCATAAGGCGCCATCGCGGCGTCACCGATGAAGATCACTTTGTAGTCGGCACCGTACTTGTGCAGCAGGTCCTGGGTCGACGTGCGCTCGGAAGTGCGGCGCATGTTGTTCTTCCACACCGACTCATAAATGAAGTTGTGGAAGTAGAAGTACTCCAGATGCTTGAACTCGGTCTTGCAGGCCGAGAACAGTTCCTCGCAGATCTTCACGTGGGCGTCCATCGAGCCGCCGATGTCGAACAGCAGCAACAGCTTCACCGTGTTGCGCCGTTCCGGGCGCATCTGGATGTTCAGCAGCCCGGCATCCTTGGCGGTGTGGTCGATGGTGCCGTCGATGTCCAGCTCTTCCGCCGCGCCCTGACGGGCGAATTTACGCAGGCGGCGCAGGGCGACCTTGATGTTGCGGGTGCCCAGTTCAACGGAGTCGTCGAGGTTCTTGTACTCGCGCTGATCCCAGACTTTCACCGCTTTGCCCTGGCGCTTGCCGGCATCGCCGACCCGAATGCCTTCCGGGTTGAAGCCGCCGGAGCCGAACGGGCTGGTGCCGCCGGTGCCGATCCACTTGTTGCCGCCGGCGTGGCGTTCCTTCTGTTCTTCCAGGCGTTTCTTGAACTCTTCGATCAGCTTGTCCAGGCCGCCGAGGGACTGGATCTGCGCGCGTTCCTCGTCGCTCAGCGAGCGCTCGAACTCCTTGCGCAGCCAGTCTTCAGGGATCAGCGCCTGCAAGTGATCGTCGAGCTTTTCCAGGCCGTTGAAGTAGGCACCGAACGCGCGGTCGAACTTGTCGAAATGCCGTTCGTCCTTCACCAGAATCGCCCGCGACAAGTAGTAGAACTCGTCCATGTCGGCGAAGGTCACGCGCTGTTTCAGCGCGTTGATCAGGTCGAGCAGCTCGCGCACCGACACCGGCACCTTGGCTGCACGCATTTCATTGAACAGGTTGAGCAACATGGCATCAGCCTCTTAGCGGGTGCCGCGACGGCTCATGAACGCCAGGCGCTCAAGCAGTTGCACGTCCTGTTCGTTCTTCACCAGCGCACCGGCCAGCGGCGGGATGGCTTTGGTCGGATCGCGCTCGCGCAGCACCGCTTCGCCGATGTTGTCGGCCATCAGCAGTTTCAGCCAGTCCACCAGTTCCGAGGTCGATGGCTTCTTCTTCAGGCCCGGCACCTTGCGCACGTCGAAGAACACGTCCAGCGCTTCGCTGACCAGATCCTTCTTGATGTCCGGGTAGTGAACGTCGACGATTTTCTGCAGGGTGGTGCGGTCGGGGAAGGCGATGTAGTGGAAGAAGCAGCGGCGCAGGAACGCGTCCGGCAGCTCTTTCTCGTTGTTGGAGGTAATGATGATGATCGGACGCTTCTTGGCCTTGATGGTCTCGTCGATCTCGTAAACGTAGAACTCCATCTTGTCGAGTTCTTGCAGCAGGTCGTTGGGGAACTCGATGTCGGCCTTGTCGATTTCGTCGATCAGCAGGATGACCCGCTCTTCGGACTCGAACGCTTCCCAGAGCTTGCCCTTCTTCAGGTAGTTGCGCACGTCGTGGACTTTTTCATTGCCCAGTTGCGAGTCGCGCAGACGGCTGACCGCGTCGTACTCGTACAGGCCCTGATGGGCCTTGGTGGTGGACTTGATGTGCCAGGTGATCAGCTTGGCGCCGAACGATTCGGCCAGTTGCTCGGCGAGCATGGTCTTGCCGGTGCCCGGTTCGCCCTTGACCAGCAGCGGCCGCTCCAGGGTGATGGCGGCGTTGACCGCCAGCTTCAGGTCATCGGTGGCGACGTAGGCCTGGGTGCCTTCGAACTTCATCTGCTAATCCTCGAACGGTAACGCCGACCTGAACGGGCAGGGCGGGGGCGAAATAATCGGATGCCCGACTATAACGCGCGCCCCGGTCGACTGTGAACGCAGACGGCTTATTCAGTCTCTGAATGGGGCGTCACATGTTGACTCAGTTTCGGCGCATAGCCAGCATTCAACGATCATCGGATTGGAAGTAGCCTGCTGAACCTGTCTGATAGAGGATCGTAACCGATGTCGCCCAAGAAACGCCCTCGTTTATCGGCTGTACAGCCTTTGGCAGATTTTCGCCTGGCGTTGACCTTTATTGAGGGTCAGCAATTGATTGTCGATTTGAGCCAGGACCTGAAAAGGTATCCAGGCCTCAAGCCATTGCTTGATCCGGAGGTATTCGGCGCTGCATTAATCGGAGTTGATGGCTGGAGTGTGGATTGGCCGGATCCGGATATTCAGATCGGCGCAGACACCTTGTATCTGGATGCGCTCGCGCAGTGCGCTAACCCGCATCCGGCTTCGGCCGCTCATATCGGGCATTGAAGGCCTGGATGAATCCGTTGCGCAAAATCTGCAAAAACGCTTCGAACGCGCTGATATCTTGCTGATGGACGCTGCCGCTGAGTTCGACCTTGGTTGCGAACTGGTTTTTGGCCTGGTTTTTCAGCACGGTTTCAGTGCCGCCGACCAGTGCCTCCCAGACTGAGCGGAAGATGCTTTTGTTCTTGTTCTCCACGTCCTGCTGCCAGTTGAATACTTCAACGTCGCGCAGCAATGGCTTGATGTAGCCGGTGAGCTGGGCCTTTTTGGCCTGGGCTTCGATGACCACATCGCCGTGGCCGGCGTTGAAGTCGAATTTGCCGTAGGCCGAGGCAAAGTCGTTCATGCGTTTGAGTTCAAGGTCGCGTGCGCGCAGGCGAAACTCGAAATCCTCGAAGTTGCTCAGCGGGTCGAAGGTGGCGGAGGTTTCCAGTGGTGCCTGACCGAGCAGCAGGGCCTTGCCTTCGAAGCGGGCATCGCGCTTGCCCTTGGTGTCCACGACATTGGTCAGGTTGTAGATGCTGGCGTCGACATTGGTCGCATTCATGTTCACCGGTGGTTTGGAATTGAAGTTGCGAAAGCTGATACGGCCATCGTTGATCTGCACCTCGTCGAGGGTGATCGGCAGCAGTTTGCCCAGCTGCGCGCGCCAGTCGGTGCCTTTACCGGTCTGGGAGTTCTGCTTGTTGGCCCCACCATCGACGAAGTTCACTTGCGGTTTGAAGAACTTCACCTGCGCTACTACCGCGTGGTCGTACCACAGCGAGTGCCAGCTGACGGACAGGTCGATCAACGGCGCATCGACGAACGGCACTGGCACCTTGCCGTCGACCTTGACGATCTTCAGGCCATTGATCTTGTAAGCCCCGCGCCAGAGCGCCAGATCGACGTCGGTGATCTGGCCGCGGTAGTCGCCCATGTTGGCCAGTTTGTCATTCAGATAGTCGCGCACGATGTAGGGCAGGGCGATGTGCAGGGCGACCAGCAACACCACGATGGTGGCGAGAATCCACAACGGCCAGCGGTAACGACGCTTCATGGCAGCAAATCCCGAACGGTGTAAAGCGATTGACTGCCGCCTGCCGCAGACGTTCGGCCCGACTGGACTGAGAGGGGCAACAGGCTTACCTTGGAGCGCTGAATTCAACGCTGCACAAGGACCCAGCCATGAGCCGTATTTTTGCTGACAACGCCCATTCCATCGGCAACACGCCGCTGGTGCAGATCAACCGCATCGCGCCCCGTGGCGTGACTATTCTGGCCAAGATCGAAGGTCGCAACCCGGGTTACTCGGTCAAGTGCCGGATTGGCGCCAACATGATCTGGGACGCCGAAAGCAGCGGCAAACTCAAGCCGGGCATGACCATCGTCGAGCCGACCTCCGGCAACACCGGCATCGGCCTGGCATTTGTCGCTGCCGCTCGCGGTTACAAATTGCTGCTGACCATGCCGGCCTCGATGAGTATCGAGCGACGCAAGGTGCTCAAGGCGCTGGGCGCCGAGCTGGTGCTGACCGAGCCGGCCAAGGGCATGAAGGGCGCGATCGAAAAGGCCGCGGAGATCGTTGCCAGCGATGCGGGCAAATATTTCATGCCGGCCCAGTTCGATAATCCGGCCAACCCCGCCATCCACGAAAAAACCACCGGCCCGGAAATCTGGAACGACACCGATGGCGCCATCGATGTGCTGGTGGCGGGCGTCGGCACCGGCGGAACCATTACCGGTGTGTCGCGGTATATCAAGAATACGGCGGGCAAACCGATTCTGTCAGTGGCGGTGGAACCCGTGTCGTCTCCGGTGATTACTCAGGCGCTGGCGGGCGAAGAGATCAAGCCGAGCCCGCACAAGATTCAGGGCATCGGCGCCGGTTTTGTGCCGAAGAACCTTGATCTGTCGATGGTTGACCGGGTCGAACTGGTGACGGATGACGAGTCCAAGGCCATGGCCCTGCGCCTGATGCAGGAGGAAGGGATTTTGTGCGGGATTTCCTGCGGTGCGGCCATGTCGGTGGCGGTGCGCCTGGCGGAAACTCCGGAAATGCAGGGCAAGACCATTGTCGTGGTGCTGCCGGACTCCGGTGAGCGTTACCTGTCGAGCATGCTGTTCAGTGATCTGTTCACCGATCAGGAGAACCAGCAGTAAGTGGCGCGTTGATTCAGGTCAGCCAAGGTTCAGGATCGTTATGTTAAGAAGTGCTTTGTTGCGCAATTCTTAACACTGAATCTTGGGTCGGGCGGGTTTTTCCCGGAGCCGGTAGTGTTTATCATGGCCGGCCGCCATCTCGGGCAAATGACATGGCGTGGCGTTGTCTTATTTCAAGGAGTTGTTGATGACCTTTTCGTTAGCCGCCAAGGTGTCGGTGTTGCTGCTGTTTGTGGGCAGCATCCTCTACGTGCATTTGCGCGGCAAGGCGCGTTTGCCGGTGCTGCGTCAGTTCGTCAACCATTCGGCGCTGTTCGCCCCGTATAACGCCTTGATGTACCTGTTTTCGGGCGTGCCGTCCAAGCCGTATCTGGACCGCAGCAAGTTTCCGGAGCTGGACGTACTGCGCGATAACTGGGAAACCATTCGCGACGAAGCGATGCATCTGTTTGACGAGGGTTATATTCGCGCCGCCGAGAAGAACAACGACGCCGGTTTCGGCTCGTTCTTCAAGAAGGGCTGGAAGCGTTTCTACCTCAAGTGGTACGACAAACCGCTGCCATCGGCCGAGACCCTGTGCCCGAAAACCGTGGCGCTGGTCAGTGCCATCCCCAACGTCAAAGGCGCGATGTTCGCGTTGTTGCCGGGTGGCAGTCATTTGAACCCGCACCGCGATCCGTTCGCCGGTTCCCTGCGTTATCACCTGGGTCTGTCGACGCCCAACTCCGACGATTGCCGGATCTTCGTCGACGGTCAGGTCTACGCCTGGCGCGACGGTGAAGACGTGATGTTCGACGAGACTTACGTGCACTGGGTCAAGAACGAAACCGAAAAGACCCGCGTCATCCTGTTCTGTGACATTGAGCGCCCGCTGAGCAATCGTCTGATGACCCGCATCAACCGCTTCATCAGCGCCTGGCTGGGCCGTGCTACTGCCCCGCAGAACCTCGACGACGAGCGCGTCGGCGGGATCAACCAGGCTTACGCGTGGAGCAAGAACTTCAGCGACAAGTTCAGCGGTAAGGTCAAGCAGTGGAAACGCCGTAATCCAAAAGCCTACCGCGTGATGCGGCCGGTGCTGGCGGTGGTGGTGCTGACGTTGCTGGGGTATTGGCTGTTTGGTTGAGGCTGGATTTAAAAGCATAAAAAAACCGCTCGTTTGAGCGGTTTTTTGTTTTCGGAATCAGGGACGGCCAGCAAGTAAGCTTGGTTCATCGATAGCGGTGCCGGTTGCAATGATCTGTAAGAGCCGTCGTTGACTGGCTGTCAGAACCGTCGGATCAGATTCACCCCTTATTGCGTGCGCTTTTTTCTTTCTGGGGGATTTTTTTATTTCTTTGCGCATGTTCCCACCTTGGTTGATCAATATTTGAGCGTTTTTCACAATACTAGGCTCCCTACTGTTTTGACAAGGCGACCCTCGTTATCCAAACCGAAGCCGAGTTGTTCGTAAATTGGTATTGCTCCCTGGAATGGTTCTTGAGCCTCGATCAAGCTGCTTCCAATGATGCGGGCGTATTGCTCAATAGCCAGAACGGATAGCGGTGCAACACGATTCTTCAATGGATGTGTTTCTCTTGGCCGCCCCTCCAGTCGTACGATTCGGATGCGTTGTCGACTTTTATTCGGGTTGGCAAAGCAAAGCCCGCACAGTTCAGATTCAAACCAGATTGCGATGTCGAGAGCGAGAGGTTCGCGCGCTTTCCATCCAATGACGTCTTCCCATGAAAAATGCGGGCTCTCCCAACACTCAAAAGCACTCAGTGCCAACGAGTCGATGGGTTCGAAACGTACTTTCGAAAGGTCAAGTGTTGTGGGACCAGCCATCTCCAGGTCAATCTGGAGTTGAGTCGTGGCAAGGCGGGCGAGCTTCCTGGCTTGCGATTTGTACAACTGATACCGCAGATGATTGCGTTCCCTTGGCATATGATCTCGCGCATTCCATGTCCCCCATCAATGGTCATTGCAATTGCAAACGAGCCTATGCGCCTGCCTCCTGCCTGTCGCTACTGGCCCTTTGTCCAAGTCATTGCAATCCATGTCGCGGGCTGGTTATAGTCGGCGCTCGTGAGTCCCACGACTCACCTTTCAACCCTTCAAAAAAGATCAGCCCAGATGCCTGCATCCCTCATCAACGCGGTAGTCGATTCAGCGGTCAACGCTGGCGTCGTGCCGTGCGGGAATCAGCAGCCTGTGCAGATCAGTCATTACCCTCCACCTGTCAGTAGCACGCCGGTGTGCGCAGTCGTATCACCGCCGGGCGTTGGTGTTTCGGGCTGATCGGCGTTTTCTGCTGACCCCTGTGCCCGCCTGAAAAAACCTACTGAATTTCAGCTTCGGCTGAGTTGGCTTTTTGCCTGACTACAGGTGGTATTCATGTTTGTCCTTTCGAAAAAGTCCGCGCTCGCGGCCGCGTCCACGAGCCTGTTCGTTCTGCTGTGGAGCAGCGGGGCGATCTTCTCCAAGTGGGGGCTGGCCCACGCGTCGCCCTTTGCCTTTCTGCTGATCCGTTTTGTGATTGCCCTGTGCGGGCTGGTGCTGCTGGTGCCGTTGCTCAAGTTGAGGCTGCCCAAGGGCGGCAAGCCGATGCTGTACGCGATGGCAACCGGCGTTGTGTTGTTGGGTGCCTATCAGATCTTTTATCTGCTGGCGTTGGACCTGAAAGTCACGCCCGGGGTGATGGCGACCATCATGGGCGTGCAGCCGATCCTTACGGTGGTGCTCATGGAGCGGCAACGCTCGGCGAGCCGGATCTTCGGTCTGGCGCTGGGGTTGGCCGGGCTGATCATGGTGGTTTACCAGGGCATCGGCCTGGCCGGCATGTCGCTGGCGGGGATGTTGTTCGGGCTGCTGGCGCTGGCGAGCATGACGTTCGGTTCGATCATGCAGAAGCGCATCACCGACAACCCTCTCGGCACGCTGCCGGTGCAGTATCTGGCGGGGCTGTTGCTGTGCGGGGTTTTCGTACCGTTTCAGCCGTTTCACTTCGAGCACAGTGCCGGTTTCATCGTGCCGGTGTTGTGGATGGGGCTGGTGGTTTCCGTGCTGGCGACGTTGCTGCTGTATCGACTGATCGCCCGGGGCAATCTGGTGAATGTCACCAGCCTGTTCTATCTGGTGCCGGCGGTGACGGCGGTGATGGACTACTTGATCTTCGGCAATCGCCTGGCGGCGTTGAGCGTGCTGGGAATGCTGTTGATCATCGTCGGTCTGGTGTTCGTGTTCCGTAAATCGGCGTAAGAAACGCTCATAAAAAAGGCCCGGGAGGAAACTCCCGGGCCTTTGTGCATCTGCGAATCAGCGGGCGGCGATTTCTGCCGGCTTCACCGCAGCCGGTTTCAACACCAGCCACAGCGCAATCGCGATCAACACCCCGCCATACAAGTGGGCCATCGACAGCGGTTCATCGAGAAACAGCGCCCCCCACAGCACGCCGAATGGCGGAATCATGAAGGTCACGGTCATCGACTTCACCGGCCCGATGGAACTCAGCAGGCGGAAGTAAATGATGTAGGCAAACGCGGTGCAGCCCAGGCCCAGGCCCAGCAGCGACAGCCAGACATTCCAGCCACCCCAGCTCACCGGCGGCTGAGTGATGACGCTGTAACCGAACAACGGCAGCAGGAACAGGGTCGCACCGAGCATGCTGCCCAACGCCGAAAGACGGCTGTCGAGCCCGCCGGCCTGATCCAGCCAGCGTCGGGCGAGGAACCCGGCGAATCCGTAGCAGGTGGTCGCGAGCAGGCAGGCGACGGCACCCATCAGCAGTTGCAGATCGAACGCCACCGGGCCGGCGCGGGTCAGCACGCCCACCCCGAGCAGGCCAAGGAACACCCCGGCGAGTTTGGCCAGCGTCAGTTTTTCACTGAAGAACAACCCGCCGATCAACACGCCCATCAAAGGAGTCGTGGCATTGAAAATCGCGGAATAACCGGCCGGCAGCACCTGGGCCGCGACCGAATACAGCGTTGCCGGTACGCCGGAATTGATCACGCCGAGCATCATCACGGTCTTGAGCTTGCCTTTGAAATCCCAGCTGATGCGCATCAGCCCGAGGATCACCAGCAAACCGACGGCAGCAATCGAAACGCGGAAGAATCCGGTCGGAACCGTACCGATCGCGGGAGCGATGATGCGCATGAACAGGAAGCTCGCGCCCCAGATGGCAGCCAGCGACAACATGCGGAAAATATCGACAGGGCTCACGGGCCACTCCTTCCTTGATCGGGACGAGAGTGTTGCCGAGGGCCCCGGCGATGGCAACCGTTAATCGGGCATTTAATTTTCCGATCAGATCACGAAGCGCGTGACCAGCCCGTTGAGGTCTACGGCCAGTCGCGACAGTTCCTGACTGGCGGCAGAGGTCTGGGTGGCGCCGGCAGCGGTCTGGGTCGACAGATCGCGGATGGTCACCAGGTTTTCGTCGACTTCCCGGGCCACCAGCGCCTGTTGTTCGGCGGCGCTGGCGATGACCAGGTTGCGCTGGTTGATCTGCGAAATCGACGCGGTGATTTTCTCCAGTGCATGGCCGGCGCTGTTGGCCCGGCGCAGGGTGTGGCTGGCCTGCTCGGCGCTGTTTTGCAATGCATCGACGGTGGCTCCGGTGCCTTGCTGGATGCTGCTGATCATCAGCTCGATTTCTTCGGTGGAGTTCTGCGTGCGCTGGGCCAGCGAGCGAACCTCGTCGGCAACCACCGCAAACCCACGTCCGGCCTCGCCTGCCCGCGCCGCTTCAATCGCGGCGTTCAGAGCCAGCAGGTTGGTCTGCCCGGCGATGCCGCGAATCACTTCCAGAACTTTGCTGATGTCCTGGGCCTGAGTCGCAAGGCCCTCGGCCTGTTCGGACGCGCCGAGCACCGCACTGACCAGTTCCTGAATCGAACTGATGGTCTCACTGACCTGCACATGCCCGTGCTTGCTGTCCTCGTTCGAGGCTTCGGAGGCTTCGGCACTGGACACCGCATTGGCGGCCACTTCATCGACCGCCGTGCTCATCTCGGTGACCGCCGTGGCGGCCTGTTCGATCTGATCATTCTGTTGCTGCAACCCGCGAGTACTCTGTTCCATCACCGAACTCATTTCCTCGGCGGCGGAGGCCAGTTGCTGGGCCGACTCGCTGATGCCGCGAATGGTCGAGCGCAGATTGCCCTGCATCTCGGCCAGCGCCGTGAGCAACTGCGCCGCTTCATCGCGACCCTCGCTGTCGATGCGACCGCTGAGGTCTCCCGAAGCAATCCGCCGTGCCACGTTCAGCGCCTGATTGATCGGCGCGGTGATGCTGCGGGTCAGCAGCCAGGCCAGCAACAACGTGGCAATCAGGGCGATGACGATGATCGTGGCGACGATCCACAGCGCCTGCTGGTACATCGC
The window above is part of the Pseudomonas fluorescens genome. Proteins encoded here:
- a CDS encoding DMT family transporter; the encoded protein is MFVLSKKSALAAASTSLFVLLWSSGAIFSKWGLAHASPFAFLLIRFVIALCGLVLLVPLLKLRLPKGGKPMLYAMATGVVLLGAYQIFYLLALDLKVTPGVMATIMGVQPILTVVLMERQRSASRIFGLALGLAGLIMVVYQGIGLAGMSLAGMLFGLLALASMTFGSIMQKRITDNPLGTLPVQYLAGLLLCGVFVPFQPFHFEHSAGFIVPVLWMGLVVSVLATLLLYRLIARGNLVNVTSLFYLVPAVTAVMDYLIFGNRLAALSVLGMLLIIVGLVFVFRKSA
- a CDS encoding methyl-accepting chemotaxis protein; this translates as MSIRNLRIGLRASLCFAVLASLLVVVGLFGLGQMKTLRESAAVIEESWMPSIESIHDTAANIASIRLESLRLITSTQAAVRERSKGLLTAQRQELLKRLDDHKALIANDQERAMLEGLSVDTAKYLSILDQIIKQIDAGQNDQAYARLNNELAPQGTVLDKTLEQMISLNQQGADVAAKSAAAMYQQALWIVATIIVIALIATLLLAWLLTRSITAPINQALNVARRIASGDLSGRIDSEGRDEAAQLLTALAEMQGNLRSTIRGISESAQQLASAAEEMSSVMEQSTRGLQQQNDQIEQAATAVTEMSTAVDEVAANAVSSAEASEASNEDSKHGHVQVSETISSIQELVSAVLGASEQAEGLATQAQDISKVLEVIRGIAGQTNLLALNAAIEAARAGEAGRGFAVVADEVRSLAQRTQNSTEEIELMISSIQQGTGATVDALQNSAEQASHTLRRANSAGHALEKITASISQINQRNLVIASAAEQQALVAREVDENLVTIRDLSTQTAAGATQTSAASQELSRLAVDLNGLVTRFVI
- a CDS encoding DMT family transporter, which produces MSPVDIFRMLSLAAIWGASFLFMRIIAPAIGTVPTGFFRVSIAAVGLLVILGLMRISWDFKGKLKTVMMLGVINSGVPATLYSVAAQVLPAGYSAIFNATTPLMGVLIGGLFFSEKLTLAKLAGVFLGLLGVGVLTRAGPVAFDLQLLMGAVACLLATTCYGFAGFLARRWLDQAGGLDSRLSALGSMLGATLFLLPLFGYSVITQPPVSWGGWNVWLSLLGLGLGCTAFAYIIYFRLLSSIGPVKSMTVTFMIPPFGVLWGALFLDEPLSMAHLYGGVLIAIALWLVLKPAAVKPAEIAAR
- a CDS encoding aspartyl/asparaginyl beta-hydroxylase domain-containing protein codes for the protein MTFSLAAKVSVLLLFVGSILYVHLRGKARLPVLRQFVNHSALFAPYNALMYLFSGVPSKPYLDRSKFPELDVLRDNWETIRDEAMHLFDEGYIRAAEKNNDAGFGSFFKKGWKRFYLKWYDKPLPSAETLCPKTVALVSAIPNVKGAMFALLPGGSHLNPHRDPFAGSLRYHLGLSTPNSDDCRIFVDGQVYAWRDGEDVMFDETYVHWVKNETEKTRVILFCDIERPLSNRLMTRINRFISAWLGRATAPQNLDDERVGGINQAYAWSKNFSDKFSGKVKQWKRRNPKAYRVMRPVLAVVVLTLLGYWLFG